In Mytilus edulis chromosome 3, xbMytEdul2.2, whole genome shotgun sequence, the genomic window tcttttaaaaaaaagcctaatgtaaaacatgtaaggaactatattttttttctacgcattcacaatttgttttgatccgccgttatcgacgtcttgacaacgcatattgttgtatgacatctgagagtgaaataaccacgtttatttcacatgtgaaattatcgttttttttttatttaactgggaaatcaatgtaattcgaACGTACCACAATGCCACAAGTATGAAACAATGTGACTGAACGTGCCAGAATGCCaacatcgcacttcagcgtgataAAAATCCCACTTAAGCGTGAAACCATCGCACTTAAGTGTGACCATTGCACTTAAGTGTGACCATTGCACTTAAGTGTGACCATTGCAGCTCGGAGTACCATCCCTGTTCAGAGTCCcacatatatataaattgtataaatttcaagattttgatagtgttgtaatttgaatatattgacgtgattcattttacatcgtgctattaccgaagaaggatatatgttatccGAAAtgtctaatatttgttcattttatagttattttatggtgatgttgtaccctttttgactttttatatatataaaataacagTAGTATCCAAAATGGCTGACAGTCATATGTTATTACCTTTCCTTTCTTTGTTGGATGATAGTAGTATTTGGTTGTCCCCCTTGTACAACAACTGTCGTCTGCTGTTGTTGCTGCTGCTGAGGAGGCATATACCCAcctacaaaattttatttattaacggATGTCAACCATATTTTCTCATTcatatgagacaactatctaaaCTTTATatgaagttgatgtaagcaattataggcaacagttCGACCTTCAAAACAATACAAGCATATATACCTTTTCTGAATTTCGTTGCTATTGTTATTTtaaaccggatttttgtgacaaaaatgtcggttattgatttggggatgtacggcgggcgggcggtcggtcgggcgggcgggcgggcgggtgggcgggcgggcggcaatcaaatgttgtccgtgcattaactcatgaaccgttcaaccaaagcttttaaaattttaatatgttgttactgacaactaaatgaaggtcaagtttaaaaatggcgattttgacttttaccgttcaggagttatggttcttgaaagattgaaaaatggagtttccagtcgtgtccgtgcatttacgcatgaactgttctacctaagcttcccaaattttaatatgctgttactgaggacaaaatggaggtcaagttcattaatggcgattttgacttctaccgttcaggagttatggttcttgaaagatttaaaaatggagtttccagtcgtgtccgtgcatttacgcatgaactattttaccaaagcttcccaaattttaatatgttgttactgatgacaaaatagaggtcaagttcaataatgacaattttgacttttaccgttcaggagttatggttcttgaaagattgaaaaacggtgtttccagtcgtgtccgtgcattttctcatgaaccattcaaccaaagcttttgaaatttttatatcttgttactgatggcaaattagaggtcaagttcaataatgaccattttgacttttactgttcaggagttatggttcttgaaagattgtgaaatggcgtttccattcacgttgttgcatttactcatgaaccattcaatctaagcttttcaaattttaagatgttgatactgatgacaaaatggaggtcaaatttgatattgacgattttcactttcaacattcatcagtaatggttcttgtgatattgccaggacacaaataaatattaataaatccggtttgctgtcgttgtgacggCCTCTTGTTCTTATTCATACCAGGCAGCTACGAAACCAAATTTCCCTTGATGTAAAGTTAAAAGCGTTACATAACATTGAAGTTCGACAGTCGCTATTGGAGTTAGTTTATCGTTCCTAAATATGTGTTGACGGTTTTGCATAATCCATTCGCCTTTTTTCGTTGACACGAACGTTCATAATGACTTATAATTCGTTATCACGGGCAAAACAAACAAGATCGTTTACGAACTTTCAAGAAAACTTTCTTTAAAATTGCAAGGAACATGAGTTCtcgtatttttaaaatatataatagtaggttgttttttttcatcTACGAAGATCAATCATGACAATTAAAAAGTCACGAAGAGCATTGTCTCTAACAATTGAGACCCTTTGTGTCAATGTTCTATATACAATGTCGAGTGACTAAGACTATTTGGTCAGTCGTGATCGCAGATGCAAACAAGTTTACCGTAATGTGGTGGGGGTGGTCCATATTGGGGAGGTGGTCCTTGATTGTATGGCTGCTGTGGTGGTGGTCCTTGTCCGTATGGCTGCTGTGGCGGTGGTCCTTGTCCGTATGGCTGAAATGTAAAGAACACTTTATAAACAGTCATCCGAAGCGCTTTTTTTGGATATACCTTCAACAAGAATGCTAAAACCAGACCATTTGAATGATATGAATGTATACATGTGGAGAAATGTTTGGAGTTATGTGATAAAAGTGGATTTAACAAAAAGACCCAAATTCATCTAAGGCTAACTTTGCCCGAGTCTGTTGGAATCTACGCATCCTTAGCAATTTCATAGTTTTACTATATGAAAAACACTTGTGATTTTCACCATTCCGCTTTAGCGTCAGGTGGAACTCTTATATACATATACTAACAAAGATTATGATGTAAACCGTATATAATTTTTGTTGTACTACGGTATTTCTTTAgttgtctttttaatattttttacgaTGATATTTGATGATCATTTATTGCATTTTTGGTTTCTTTGATTCGTATTTCAAATTGATACTATAAACTGATTCCCCTCTTTTAATTAAAACCTATTTAATGCGATTATATTATTCAATCTTGGAAAATGAGAAATTTCAACAGAAAGTAACAAGAAATATTCTCCCatgattgaattttgttttttaaagattttacatgtattgtttatatttgaaacTGGTTGTCCAGTATATTTAGCTCAAAATTTATGTAATATGAGCTATCATTTTTCTCTtacatattgttttatatttagtcatttttttaatttagcacGGTACTAATTTTACTGCACTACAAGCGCATTTCGACTGccaatgtctctttagtgataaTCAAAGCCAAACCAATTGAAAACCTTAAACATAATAATAGTGTTGCAAGAATTTATAACCAAAAATACTGGCGActgattttgaattgttttattagTTTCAAATTTCTTCTTTCAGAAGATTTTGATCAAAAATCATGCCACGCTTCCAAAGCTTCATGACTGTTGTCGTACTTAATTTATACCAATTCTTAATAATGTGATCACTAACTAACAccatgttttacatttattattcaCAATAAAGAAATTTGAAATCCTACAATGTTATTGGTCGAAAGCACTTATAACTATATTCTTAATTGTTGATTTAAAACGTATAATCTTTTGAATATTTGCCAAAAGTTTTGAATGCATAGAAAGTCGTACTCTGCAGAGCGATCGAccgaaataaatattgaaatcaatgacttttgaaaaatcaaaacggaaaacTCGGAAATTATTGCATCTTATCAATTGACATGgctgaagtatttttttttttattaatttgcatATTACATATtcagatacattttgtaattatagaAGGCAGTATAATATTGAAGGAATTTACATGGGATTAAAAGttctatatttgaaattaaatgaattGAAAAAGATTAAGTTCAATATGTTCTAACATCGACACGACCCGCTAAATAgtataatttattcaaaaagcatGATATCGTTATGAGCTGCTTTGCAAACGGATTTTCATTCCATTATCCGTAGCATACTTTCCGTATTTCTGTTAATTCAGCACTTTTTTTGTTTTCGATGTTTCGATTGTTTAACAAGTAAAGAAAGTCTTTATGAACTTTCGTCTTtagacagatacatgtatactaatttattaaaggaaaaaaattttaaattaaaaagatgaaGCTGAAACTCAATTCTCGAGAGTAAAGCTAGATGATTATAAATTTTAACATTCCGAAGAAGTGCGTGTCAGCGGTGCTATATATACCACAGGCACTTGTGTCTGAAAATTCTTTTacttattattatatacatttatataacaaAAGGTATATATCTCCCATATTTAAGAATTGTCATTCGGTCGCAAACTTCCGCTATAGAATTTTTGATTCCCACATAAATTTGTTGTGTAGTAAATCTGAATTAAATTAAAGATGTTAAACactttcaaacaaacaaaaatccgCCTCCAGAAGGAATTTTTTATATGCTTATTTAATAAATGTATTTGAGACAAGAACATGAACATGTCATTAAATTCAAGCACATTGAAACATCACTAAACAATTCTTCAATCTCAATTATTgtcttaaaaaataaacaattatagctgactatacggtatgggttttgctccatgttgaaggccgtatggtgacataaAATTGTTGACTTGTACGTCATTTGGTCTCCGAtagggagttgtctcatttgcaatcatacttcGTACATCTTCCTCTTTTAAATCAACTTTAAGAATTGATGAAATCTAATATGTAATACGATTTTTTATGTAAAGGCCAACAGCATGGCCATGAAAGACGACTgggtaaaaaaatgtaaaacttaaTTAACACAAGGAATCTATATAGAACTATGAAAATTGTAATTCATAGAAACAACTCGATTATggtcttttttaaatgaaaaggatgcattaaaaacatttcaaatacaaattatactgtattgaacatttttttttacacaaaaaaaagtcTAATAATTCATGATAACTTACGGCAGCCATGATGTTctctaaaatattatttttcaatagCGATCCTCAGGGACAAACagttcaaatgaatttaattgtttgaaataaTCATTGTGAAAAATTAGTGGGTTTGACCATAATAATTAACGCTCCACTCAAgataatgtacaaaaatatttaaatctagtgATTATCTTATTTCATGACAAAGAGTTAATTATAGATATGTTAATTttcacaaaaatgtatatatgatttACAGACAAAATTAAACCGGTACAAACTAATTGCCTATA contains:
- the LOC139514924 gene encoding uncharacterized protein, translated to MAAPYGQGPPPQQPYGQGPPPQQPYNQGPPPQYGPPPPHYGGYMPPQQQQQQQTTVVVQGGQPNTTIIQQRKERFADKICLNLILTLFIPFWPIIWIIMCIVE